A window of the Virgibacillus pantothenticus genome harbors these coding sequences:
- a CDS encoding YybS family protein — MNQSKKQVDGAMFTALFIIILLTGIFIPFLTPITIFILPLPFVLYTARHGWKPALIMAVAAILLSILLGTIVTLPFAVPAVIGGIMIGEAIHKNISAYETWARGTFGYIIGLLFAFVFIQLVLQVNIVEEFQQVMDESLARSTSIMEQFGNPEQADVVKETMEQLLEGLTNLLPFYLLIASVFQALISQWISYKVMNRIEKRELRFPPFRSLRFPSSTLFIYLFVLLAAFMITDTDSGTLTMAIQNLLVIAQMVLTIQGFSFLFFYTHYKKMSKAFPIIFVVIVFLMPTFMFIIRFIGILDIGMNLRERLGQK; from the coding sequence ATGAATCAATCAAAAAAACAAGTAGACGGTGCTATGTTTACCGCTCTATTCATTATTATATTGTTAACGGGAATCTTTATTCCCTTTTTAACACCCATCACTATCTTTATACTACCACTTCCTTTCGTTCTGTATACAGCAAGACATGGTTGGAAGCCAGCTTTAATAATGGCCGTTGCAGCTATTCTTTTGTCGATACTGCTGGGAACGATTGTTACATTACCGTTTGCTGTTCCTGCAGTAATTGGTGGTATAATGATTGGTGAAGCAATTCATAAGAACATATCTGCTTATGAAACTTGGGCAAGAGGAACATTCGGGTATATCATTGGACTATTATTTGCTTTTGTGTTTATTCAGCTTGTTCTACAAGTAAATATAGTCGAAGAGTTTCAACAAGTGATGGACGAATCCTTAGCGAGGTCAACAAGCATTATGGAGCAGTTTGGTAATCCTGAACAAGCAGATGTGGTTAAGGAAACGATGGAGCAATTATTAGAAGGACTGACTAACTTACTTCCGTTTTATCTTTTAATAGCGTCGGTTTTCCAAGCATTAATCAGCCAATGGATTTCTTATAAAGTGATGAATCGGATAGAAAAAAGGGAATTACGCTTTCCGCCTTTTCGATCATTACGTTTTCCTTCTAGCACCTTGTTTATTTATCTTTTTGTTCTCCTTGCAGCTTTTATGATTACAGACACAGATAGTGGAACATTAACGATGGCTATTCAAAATTTACTAGTCATTGCACAAATGGTTTTGACAATTCAAGGATTTTCCTTTTTATTTTTCTATACACATTATAAAAAAATGTCAAAAGCATTTCCGATTATATTTGTCGTCATTGTATTTCTAATGCCAACATTTATGTTTATCATTCGATTTATTGGTATTCTTGATATCGGAATGAATTTAAGGGAACGGCTGGGACAGAAATAA
- the modA gene encoding molybdate ABC transporter substrate-binding protein: protein MKHIFTFCISIVLLSGCSMSDEEQLFEKPAEQNKILVAADSSLTDVLPELISRFEEQQPTISVDIIFASSGQLAGNIQQGAPVDLFLSANKEWTDTLEKEGLIVKKSQESFAHNRLVLISHPTNKLQLSNLKDLQQKSFEKLVLGDPVNVTAGDYAQKAFQSSEINLWDKLKNKTIDVKDIADIINHVNEHKRALGVVYASDAYENEQVNIVHEIDKTLHPPIIYETGITSYSTNHHDAKVLTDFLSSKQAAKTFKEYGFVE from the coding sequence ATGAAGCATATTTTTACCTTTTGCATCAGCATAGTTTTATTATCAGGGTGCTCTATGTCTGATGAAGAACAACTATTCGAAAAGCCTGCTGAACAAAATAAAATACTCGTAGCAGCTGATTCTAGCTTAACAGATGTCCTGCCAGAACTAATTTCTCGTTTTGAAGAACAGCAACCTACAATATCGGTGGATATCATATTTGCAAGCTCTGGACAACTAGCAGGTAATATTCAACAAGGTGCGCCTGTTGACCTGTTCTTATCTGCAAATAAAGAGTGGACCGATACACTAGAAAAAGAGGGGTTAATCGTTAAAAAGTCACAAGAAAGCTTTGCCCATAATCGACTTGTTCTGATTTCGCATCCGACAAACAAACTACAACTATCAAATTTGAAAGATCTACAACAGAAATCTTTTGAAAAACTGGTTTTAGGCGACCCAGTGAATGTTACAGCTGGTGATTATGCTCAAAAAGCTTTTCAATCAAGCGAAATAAATCTATGGGATAAACTAAAAAATAAAACGATCGATGTCAAAGATATAGCGGATATCATCAATCATGTAAACGAACATAAACGAGCACTTGGCGTTGTCTATGCCTCTGACGCCTATGAAAATGAACAAGTGAACATTGTCCATGAGATAGACAAAACGCTTCATCCACCCATTATTTATGAAACAGGGATTACTTCATATAGTACGAATCATCATGATGCAAAAGTATTAACGGATTTTCTATCATCCAAACAGGCTGCGAAAACTTTTAAAGAGTATGGATTTGTGGAATAG
- a CDS encoding DUF1189 family protein, producing MVFFHAFAHSIKLPKKNAIFQLNRIGMDIAIIYMLFLNLLVSIPSFVQYVLAGDGVAEQLNLFFKIIYYFIFHYLPLSIMVFALLSIIAGIGTLLAKLMDRKLKFAILWKMTVFTTTIPFLLYALIGLFFSIQDRFLFLFCAYSLLFLFFIISVYPKRRKK from the coding sequence ATGGTATTTTTTCATGCATTTGCTCATAGTATCAAATTGCCTAAAAAGAACGCAATATTCCAGCTTAATCGTATTGGGATGGATATCGCGATCATCTACATGTTGTTTCTCAATTTACTTGTATCCATTCCTTCCTTTGTGCAGTATGTACTGGCTGGTGATGGAGTGGCTGAACAATTAAACCTCTTCTTTAAGATTATTTACTATTTTATCTTTCATTATTTGCCTTTATCCATCATGGTATTTGCACTGCTATCTATTATTGCAGGTATTGGAACACTTCTGGCAAAATTAATGGATCGAAAATTAAAATTCGCTATTCTATGGAAAATGACTGTTTTTACAACAACGATACCTTTTCTGTTGTATGCACTTATCGGACTCTTTTTTTCCATCCAAGACCGTTTTTTATTTCTGTTCTGTGCTTATTCATTGCTGTTTCTTTTTTTCATTATTTCTGTGTATCCAAAGCGCCGTAAAAAATAA